One genomic segment of Ricinus communis isolate WT05 ecotype wild-type chromosome 3, ASM1957865v1, whole genome shotgun sequence includes these proteins:
- the LOC8265762 gene encoding heptahelical transmembrane protein 2 has translation MRNPDKAKRDKKRERRRLVKYKELPEYLQDNEYILDYYRCEWPLKDAFFSIFTLHNESLNIWTHLVGFLIFLGLMVMSCMDNTQLGGLITTFSFRSQPLMMMNKGFEDFNVSDNNHMFPDSHLRHISQQSLFQMHNQDGSEAIPRWPWFVFLSGAMGCLICSSISHLLACHSKRFNLFFWRLDYAGISLMIVCSFFAPLYYAFYCNPFPRIFYITSITVAGILAIITLLAPALSTPRYRPFRATLFLFMGLSGLIPAAHAVVLHWGHPHIFVSLSYELLMGVLYAAGVGFYVSRIPERWKPGAFDITGHSHQIFHVFVVLAALSHTAATLVILDFRRKSPACTL, from the exons atgaGAAATCCTGATAAAGCGAAAAGAGACAAGAAAAGGGAAAGGAGAAGATTGGTGAAGTACAAAGAGTTGCCAGAGTATCTGCAAGATAATGAGTATATATTGGATTACTACAGATGCGAGTGGCCGTTGAAAGATGCTTTCTTCAGTATCTTTACGTTGCATAACGAATCGCTCAATATCTGGAC GCATTTAGTGGGTTTCTTGATATTCTTGGGACTAATGGTGATGAGCTGTATGGATAATACACAGCTTGGAGGCCTCATTACCACTTTCTCTTTCAG AAGCCAAccgttgatgatgatgaacaAGGGTTTTGAAGATTTTAACGTCTCTGATAACAATCACATGTTTCCC GACTCACATTTGAGACACATTTCACAGCAGTCacttttccaaatgcataatCAAGATGGGTCTGAAGCTATTCCTAGATGGCCATGGTTTGTTTTCCTGTCAGGAGCAATGGGATGCTTGATTTGCAGCTCCATTTCCCACCTCCTTGCTTGCCATTCCAAGCGTTTCAACCTTTTCTTTTGGCGACTAGATTATGCCGGCATTTCCCTTATGATTGTTTGCTCATTCTTTGCTCCACTCTATTATGCCTTCTACTGCAACCCCTTCCCACGAATCTTTTATATTACCTCCATAACTGTTGCTGGTATCCTTGCCATCATCACCCTCCTCGCACCTGCTCTTTCGACCCCACGATACAGACCTTTCAGGGCCACTCTGTTCCTTTTCATGGGGTTATCAGGTCTGATCCCAGCAGCACATGCAGTTGTTCTCCACTGGGGCCATCCACATATATTTGTGTCCCTCAGTTACGAGCTTCTTATGGGCGTTTTATATGCTGCAGGAGTTGGGTTCTATGTTAGTAGAATACCAGAACGTTGGAAGCCTGGGGCTTTTGACATTACAGGACACAGCCATCAGATCTTTCACGTGTTTGTTGTTCTAGCTGCACTTTCTCACACCGCTGCTACACTGGTAATTCTGGATTTTCGCCGGAAATCACCTGCCTGTACATTGTAG
- the LOC8265763 gene encoding protein REDUCED CHLOROPLAST COVERAGE 2: MAPKTGKAKPHKAKGEKKKKEEKVLPAVIEISMETPDDSQVTLKGISTDRILDVRKLLGVHVETCHLTNFSLSHELRGPRLKDTVDIVSLKPCHLTILEEDYTEEQAVTHIRRLLDIVACTTSFGSSSSKPSGRANSRESSTKESGLTETELSQSDNGPGANPKPKGGGSGDKKIGTANFKNAKEFGKEFSEKVDMAAVSMCPPPRLGQFYDFFSFSHLTPPVHYIRRSTRPFLEDKTEDDYFQIDVRVCSGKPMTIVASKKGFYPAGKRTLLYHSLVSLLQQISRVFDAAYKALMKSFTEHNKFGNLPYGFRANTWVVPPVVADNPSVFPPLPVEDENWGGNGGGQGRDGKHDYRPWAKEFAILAAMPCKTAEERQIRDRKAFLLHSLFVDVSVFKAVALIKQIVEKNQYSLNDSTPSILHEEKVGDLIIKVTRDVPDASTKLDCKNDGSRVLGMSQEDLAQRNLLKGITADESATVHDTSTLGVVVVRHCGYTAVVKVSAEVNWDGNPIPQDIDIEDQPEEGANALNVNSLRMLLHKSSTPQSSSTIQRVQTGDSESLSSARSLVRKVLEDSLLKLQEESTKQTKSIRWELGACWVQHLQNQASGKTESKKAEETKPEPAVKGLGKQGALLKEIKKKIDVRGSKTEEGKDVSVGNLDMNKKLDAVNQKELEKKEEEMEIMWKELLNEAAYLRLKESETGLHLKRPGELIEMAHRYYADTALPKLVADFGSLELSPVDGRTLTDFMHTRGLQMCSLGLVVELADKLPHVQSLCIHEMIVRAYKHILQAVVAAVNNADDLAASIASCLNILLGTPSAENEDVDILKDDQLKWKWVETFLLKRFGWWWKHKSCQDLRKFAILRGLSHKVGLELLPRDYDMDTAYPFRKSDIISMVPVYKHVACSSADGRTLLESSKTSLDKGKLEDAVNYGTKALSKLVAVCGPYHRMTAGAYSLLAVVLYHTGDFNQATIYQQKALDINERELGLDHPDTMKSYGDLAVFYYRLQHTELALKYVNRALYLLHLTCGPSHPNTAATYINVAMMEEGLGNVHVALRYLHEALKCNQRLLGADHIQTAASYHAIAIALSLMEAYSLSVQHEQTTLQILQAKLGSEDLRTQDAAAWLEYFESKALEQQEAARNGTPKPDASISSKGHLSVSDLLDYITPDADMKAREAQKKARAKVKGKPGQNWETVSDEAQKDETLSPTLTVAENSSDKENKSEAQFAETRNEKTDSSLTDQLLMNRNDDVIQEDDSDEGWQEAVPKGRSPTSRKASGSRRPSLAKLNTNFMNLSQSSRFRAKAANFTSPRTSPSDSVASPGPSLPAPKKFSKSSSFSPKQNNSGATAGGTEKSINSKSAPATPASTDQVAKSALVASPISVQAAGKLFSYKEVALAPPGTIVKAVTEQLPKGNLPAEPTTQVNYDTAVSEVIVGGVTALRDAEEEKVQKLEGESQLHGSKERKSHSDVKHEAESGNLEVNEPREETKYAHTDHVEEKAGVVESKTASVEVTNENAGNSAVLEHENLDSKHSNTTSSKIEVLKTRELNDGTASPDLENGALLLDKDALVTGGKLPGEDSKDVSDGSTIDKSFPTDGEKQDEAEIGKETTKKLSAAAPPFNPSTVPVFGSITVPGYKDHGGILPPPVNIPPMLAVNPVRRSPHQSATARVPYGPRLSASFNRSGNRVPRNKPSFHNGEHNGDGNHFSPPRIMNPHAAEFVPGQPWVPNGYPVSANGYLANPNGMPVSPNGFPMSPPGLPVSSNGYPASLNAIPVTQNGFPASPISSVETPTSTSVDLDSENKTEAVTGDCTENSSTEVGAENQPSEQKCQEQPDEKASPETEEKPTNIVPLTSDIDTPAAKDSCNSIVVEEKPSKCWADYSDGEAEVVEVTS; this comes from the exons ATGGCTCCAAAAACTGGAAAGGCAAAACCCCATAAGGCCaagggagagaaaaagaagaaggaagagaaAG TTTTGCCTGCTGTTATTGAAATTTCCATGGAAACACCAGACGACTCACAAGTAACTCTCAAG gGTATCTCAACGGACAGGATCTTAGATGTAAGAAAGCTTTTAGGTGTCCATGTGGAGACATGCCATTTGACCAACTTCTCTCTATCTCACgag TTAAGAGGGCCCAGACTCAAGGATACAGTGGACATAGTCTCGCTTAAACCCTGCCACCTCACCATCCTTGAAG AGGACTACACAGAAGAGCAAGCCGTTACTCACATCCGGCGACTCCTGGATATCGTAGCTTGCACAACCTCCTTCGGTTCGTCATCTTCCAAACCGTCTGGGCGAGCCAACTCGAGAGAGTCCAGCACGAAAGAAAGCGGTTTGACCGAAACCGAATTGAGTCAGAGCGACAATGGACCTGGCGCCAATCCAAAGCCGAAAGGAGGCGGAAGCGGAGATAAGAAGATTGGCactgccaatttcaagaacgCGAAAGAATTTGGTAAGGAATTTTCGGAGAAGGTGGATATGGCGGCGGTTTCGATGTGTCCGCCGCCGAGGCTAGGGCAGTTCTACGACTTCTTCTCGTTTTCGCATCTCACGCCACCGGTTCATT ATATTAGAAGATCGACGCGTCCGTTTCTTGAAGATAAAACGGAAGATGATTATTTCCAGATAGAT GTTAGGGTTTGCAGTGGGAAACCAATGACCATTGTGGCTTCAAAGAAAGGGTTTTATCCAGCTGGAAAGCGTACTCTTTTATATCACTCTTTGGTTAGTTTGCTCCAGCAGATTAGTAGAGTCTTCGATGCT GCATACAAGGCGCTCATGAAATCTTTCACAGAACATAATAAA ttTGGGAATCTTCCTTATGGTTTCCGGGCAAACACATGGGTTGTTCCTCCAGTAGTTGCTGATAACCCATCTGTTTTCCCTCCACTCCCTGTGGAGGATGAGAATTGGGGAGGGAATGGCGGTGGACAAGGAAGAGATGGAAAACATGATTATAGGCCATGGGCAAAGGAGTTTGCAATTCTTGCAGCAATGCCCTGTAAAACAGCAGAAGAAAGGCAAATCCGAGATAGGAAAGCCTTTCTACTTCATAGTTTATTTGTCGACGTCTCTGTTTTTAAAGCTGTTGCATTGATCAAACAAATAGTTGAAAAAAATCAGTACTCTTTAAATGATTCCACCCCATCAATTTTGCATGAGGAAAAAGTGggagatttaattattaaggtGACAAGAGATGTTCCTGATGCAAGCACCAAGTTGGATTGTAAAAATGATGGGAGTCGAGTTCTTGGTATGTCACAGGAAGATCTTGCTCAGAGAAATTTACTTAAGGGCATAACTGCTGATGAAAGTGCAACAGTTCAT GATACTTCTACTTTAGGCGTTGTGGTTGTTCGACATTGTGGGTACACAGCTGTTGTCAAAGTTTCAGCTGAAGTTAATTGGGATGGGAATCCTATTCCCCAGGATATTGACATTGAGGACCAGCCTGAAGAAGGTGCCAATGCCTTGAACGTTAATAG CTTGAGAATGCTATTGCACAAGTCATCTACACCTCAATCATCTAGTACCATTCAGCGAGTGCAGACTGGAGATTCTGAAAGTTTAAGTTCTGCAAGGTCTTTGGTGAGGAAAGTACTAGAAGATAGCCTGCTGAAGTTGCAGGAAGAATCCACTAAGCAAACCAAGTCTATCAGATGGGAGTTGGGAGCATGTTGGGTTCAGCATTTGCAAAATCAGGCTTCAGGGAAAACGGAGTCGAAGAAAGCTGAAGAAACTAAGCCTGAGCCTGCTGTCAAGGGACTTGGAAAGCAAGGTGCATTGCTGAAGgagataaagaagaaaatagatgTCAGAGGCAGCAAAACTGAAGAGGGTAAAGATGTTTCTGTTGGTAACCTTGACATGAACAAGAAATTGGACGCTGTTAACCAGAAAGAAttggagaagaaagaagaggaaatGGAAATCATGTGGAAAGAGCTGCTTAATGAAGCTGCATATTTGCGTCTTAAAGAATCAGAAACTGGACTACACCTCAAG CGTCCTGGTGAATTGATTGAAATGGCACATAGATACTATGCTGATACCGCTCTTCCCAAACTG GTGGCCGATTTTGGCTCCCTTGAACTTTCACCAGTTGATGGAAGAACTTTAACAGATTTTATGCATACGAGGGGTTTGCAGATGTGTTCTTTAGGGCTTGTG GTTGAACTTGCCGACAAGCTCCCCCATGTGCAATCCCTCTGTATTCATGAAATGATTGTTCGAGCCTACAAACACATATTACAAGCTGTTGTAGCTGCAGTTAATAATGCTGATGACTTGGCTGCATCAATTGCATCATGTCTAAATATATTGTTAGGAACACCTTCAGCCGAAAATGAGGATgtagatattttaaaagatgaCCAACTGAAGTGGAAGTGGGTGGAAACTTTCCTTTTGAAAAGGTTTGGGTGGTGGTGGAAGCATAAAAGCTGCCAGGATCTAAGGAAGTTTGCAATTCTTCGTGGGCTGTCCCACAAG GTTGGCCTCGAGCTTCTTCCTAGGGACTATGATATGGACACAGCATATCCATTTAGGAAGTCAGATATTATAAGTATGGTTCCTGTATATAAG CATGTTGCATGTTCATCTGCAGATGGACGTACATTGTTGGAATCATCTAAAACATCTCTGGACAAAGGAAAATTGGAAGATGCTGTTAATTATGGAACTAAG GCACTTTCAAAACTTGTGGCAGTCTGTGGTCCTTATCATCGTATGACTGCAGGAGCTTACAGTTTACTGGCTGTGGTGCTCTACCATACGGGAGATTTCAATCAG GCAACAATTTATCAGCAAAAAGCATTGGATATTAATGAGAGGGAGCTTGGACTTGATCATCCTGATACTATGAAAAGTTATGGGGACCTGGCTGTCTTCTATTATCGTCTCCAACATACAGAGTTAGCCTTGAA GTATGTCAATCGTGCATTGTACCTTTTGCATTTAACATGTGGGCCATCTCATCCAAATACGGCTGCCACCTATATCAACGTAGCTATGATGGAAGAAGGTTTGGGGAATGTCCATGTTGCTCTTAGGTACCTCCATGAGGCTCTGAAGTGTAACCAGAGACTACTTGGAGCTGATCATATACAG ACTGCTGCCAGCTATCATGCAATAGCCATTGCTCTCTCTTTGATGGAAGCTTACTCCCTAAGTGTTCAGCATGAGCAAACTACACTGCAAATATTGCAAGCCAAACTCGGATCTGAGGATCTGCGAACGCAG GATGCAGCTGCATGGCTAGAGTATTTTGAGTCCAAGGCTCTTGAGCAGCAAGAAGCTGCTCGCAATGGTACTCCGAAGCCAGATGCCTCAATCTCTAGTAAAGGCCATTTGAG TGTATCAGACCTTTTGGATTATATAACACCAGATGCAGATATGAAAGCAAGAGAGGCTCAAAAGAAAGCTCGTGCAAAG GTTAAAGGCAAGCCAGGCCAAAACTGGGAAACAGTCTCAGATGAAGCTCAGAAGGATGAAACTCTCTCCCCAACTTTAACTGTTGCAGAGAATTCGAGCGATAAAGAAAACAAGTCTGAAGCTCAATTTGCAGAAACTAGGAATGAGAAGACTGATTCAAGTCTCACAGATCAGTTATTAATGAATAGAAATGATGATGTGATACAGGAGGACGACTCAGATGAAGGATGGCAAGAAGCTGTACCTAAAGGTCGTTCACCTACAAGTCGCAAAGCTTCTGGTTCTAGGAGGCCAAGCCtggctaaactaaacactaaCTTTATGAATCTATCCCAGTCATCAAGATTCCGAGCAAAGGCAGCCAATTTTACATCCCCAAGGACATCCCCCAGTGACTCTGTTGCTTCCCCTGGACCCAGTCTTCCGGCGCCTAAAAAGTTTTCTAAGAGTTCAAGCTTCAgtccaaaacaaaataattcagGTGCCACGGCTGGTGGAACAGAGAAATCAATTAATTCCAAATCAGCCCCTGCTACCCCTGCTTCAACTGATCAAGTTGCTAAATCAGCTTTGGTGGCAAGTCCAATTAGTGTTCAGGCAGCTGGAAAACTTTTCTCCTACAAAGAAGTTGCTTTAGCTCCTCCTGGGACCATTGTGAAGGCCGTGACAGAACAGTTGCCAAAAGGAAATCTTCCTGCAGAACCAACTACTCAGGTGAACTATGATACAGCTGTGTCAGAGGTCATTGTTGGTGGGGTGACAGCACTGAGAGATGCAGAGGaagaaaaagttcaaaaaCTTGAAGGAGAGAGTCAACTTCATGGTTCCAAGGAAAGGAAAAGTCACAGCGATGTGAAACATGAAGCAGAATCAGGGAATTTAGAGGTGAATGAGCCTCGGGAAGAAACAAAATATGCTCATACTGATCATGTAGAAGAAAAAGCTGGAGTAGTTGAAAGTAAAACTGCTTCTGTTGAAGTTACAAatgaaaatgctggaaatTCTGCAGTTCTAGAACATGAGAATTTGGACTCCAAACATTCAAATACCACTTCTTCCAAAATTGAAGTGTTGAAAACAAGGGAGTTAAACGATGGCACAGCTTCCCCTGATCTGGAAAATGGAGCTTTGTTGCTGGACAAAGATGCTTTGGTTACAGGAGGAAAGCTACCAGGTGAGGACTCTAAAGATGTATCAGATGGCTCCACAATTGATAAGTCATTTCCAACTGACGGAGAAAAGCAAGATGAAGCAGAAATTGGAAAGGAGACAACTAAGAAACTTTCCGCAGCTGCACCACCATTTAACCCGTCCACAGTTCCAGTTTTTGGCTCAATAACAGTTCCAGGATACAAAGATCATGGAGGAATTCTTCCGCCACCAGTTAATATTCCTCCAATGCTTGCTGTTAATCCTGTCCGCAGATCACCTCACCAATCAGCAACAGCTAGGGTGCCTTATGGTCCTAGGCTATCTGCTAGCTTTAATAGATCTGGGAATCGGGTTCCACGGAACAAACCTAGTTTCCATAATGGTGAACATAACGGGGATGGGAATCACTTCAGCCCCCCTAGAATAATGAATCCTCATGCTGCCGAATTTGTACCTGGCCAACCTTGGGTTCCTAATGGCTATCCTGTATCAGCAAACGGTTATTTGGCTAACCCAAATGGTATGCCAGTGTCTCCAAATGGTTTTCCTATGTCTCCACCTGGTCTTCCAGTGTCATCAAATGGATATCCAGCATCGCTCAATGCTATTCCAGTCACTCAAAATGGGTTTCCAGCATCTCCAATCAGTTCAGTAGAAACACCCACATCAACATCTGTTGACTTAGATTCTGAAAACAAAACTGAAGCTGTAACAGGGGATTGTACTGAAAATTCCTCAACAGAAGTAGGAGCAGAAAACCAGCCAAGCGAGCAAAAATGTCAGGAACAACCAGATGAAAAAGCAAGTCCTGAAACTGAAGAAAAACCTACGAATATAGTCCCATTAACCAGTGATATTGATACACCCGCCGCTAAAGATTCATGCAATAGCATAGTGGTTGAGGAGAAACCAAGCAAGTGCTGGGCAGATTACAGCGACGGTGAAGCTGAGGTTGTTGAGGTTACAAGTTGA